The Alkalihalophilus pseudofirmus nucleotide sequence CTAGGTTTATTATCAATATTTTAACTACATGCTGTTGCACATAATGATCCTATTATTCAGTAGGTTCAGCTACAATTGGTCACCATAGCCATCCACACCAATAGCGGTTAAATCAGCTTTCACTAAATCTCTCCACTGTGCAGGTACTTGGTCAATCGTTCTACGCTTGTTAATAACCAAAACCACATACATATCTACCATATTAATTTCCTCCTTTAAGAGCAGTTTTAACATCTTCACGGAATCTTTCAGGTACACGATCAATTGTCCAATCTTCATTACCTTTTTCTTCGCTGTTGCGAATAAGACGCACATACATTTCCACCATCCTTACGTCAC carries:
- a CDS encoding CD1375 family protein; the protein is MVDMYVVLVINKRRTIDQVPAQWRDLVKADLTAIGVDGYGDQL
- a CDS encoding CD1375 family protein; translated protein: MVEMYVRLIRNSEEKGNEDWTIDRVPERFREDVKTALKGGN